One genomic window of Sporosarcina ureae includes the following:
- a CDS encoding DegT/DnrJ/EryC1/StrS family aminotransferase, translating to MIDSKFRNIPFSIPDITEAEMDEVMKIMKSGWITTGSKTKELEQRIAEYLGVSQTVCLNSATAAMELTLRILGIGPGDEVITSAYTYTASASIIHHVGAKIVLVDTSLNSFEMDYNQLADAITEKTKAIIPVEIAGKMCDYDTIYKIIESKKHLFTATGKLQSQLNRIAVMSDAAHAFGAERKNQKCGQVADFTCFSFHAVKNFTTAEGGAATWRNDRGFDEEWLYKQYMLYSLHGQSKDALSKTQIGGWEYDIVYPAYKCNMTDIAAGIGLIQLTRYEDLLDRRKQMIAIYDQALLPLGIDVLQHYGEDYNSSGHLYMVRLPGINEKERNHIINRMAEAGVACNVHYKPLPMLTAYKNLGFDMENYPNAYKQYENELTLPLHTQLSNTDIRYIVKQLENILNGR from the coding sequence GTGATAGATAGCAAATTTAGAAATATCCCTTTTTCTATACCTGATATAACAGAGGCTGAGATGGATGAAGTCATGAAGATCATGAAGTCAGGGTGGATTACTACTGGATCTAAAACGAAAGAGTTGGAACAAAGAATCGCCGAATATCTCGGAGTATCTCAAACAGTGTGCTTGAATTCCGCAACTGCGGCAATGGAACTGACACTAAGAATATTAGGGATTGGGCCTGGAGACGAGGTCATCACATCAGCTTATACATACACTGCATCTGCATCTATTATTCATCATGTAGGAGCAAAAATTGTATTAGTTGATACGTCTCTCAATTCTTTTGAAATGGATTATAACCAATTAGCGGATGCCATAACAGAGAAAACAAAAGCCATTATACCTGTTGAAATTGCTGGAAAAATGTGTGATTACGACACGATTTACAAAATTATAGAAAGCAAAAAGCACTTGTTTACAGCGACTGGCAAGCTTCAATCTCAGCTTAACAGAATTGCGGTCATGAGTGATGCTGCACATGCTTTCGGAGCTGAAAGAAAGAATCAAAAATGTGGTCAAGTAGCAGATTTCACTTGTTTCTCATTTCATGCAGTAAAAAACTTCACTACTGCTGAAGGTGGAGCTGCCACGTGGCGCAATGATCGAGGATTTGACGAAGAGTGGCTTTATAAGCAATACATGCTGTACAGTCTTCACGGTCAATCGAAAGACGCCCTGTCCAAAACACAGATAGGTGGTTGGGAATACGACATCGTCTATCCGGCTTATAAGTGCAATATGACAGACATTGCGGCAGGGATTGGATTAATTCAGCTAACCCGGTATGAAGACCTGCTCGATAGACGTAAGCAAATGATTGCTATATACGATCAAGCCTTGCTGCCGTTAGGAATTGATGTATTACAACATTATGGTGAAGACTACAACTCTTCAGGTCATCTATATATGGTCAGGCTACCTGGGATCAATGAGAAAGAGAGAAATCACATCATTAACCGAATGGCAGAAGCTGGAGTCGCCTGCAACGTGCACTATAAACCATTACCTATGTTAACGGCATATAAAAACTTAGGGTTTGACATGGAGAATTATCCAAACGCCTATAAACAGTATGAAAATGAACTGACTCTACCACTTCATACTCAGCTAAGCAATACAGATATCCGTTATATCGTGAAGCAATTAGAAAATATTTTAAACGGTAGGTGA
- a CDS encoding sugar transferase: MYRNIVKRLIDIVISLITLPILLLILSVVGILIKTEDRGPIFYKADRLGKNGVPFHMFKFRTMKVNVPDIRNEDGSTFCSGSDPRLTKIGKALRETSVDELPQLVNVLFGQMSLIGPRPDLVEMLSVYEGREVQKLDVVPGITGYNQAYFRNSISMRKRFENDVFYVDNLSFLLDVKIFFKTLHLLIQRKHVYNEENG; this comes from the coding sequence ATGTATAGAAATATTGTCAAAAGACTTATCGATATTGTGATCAGCCTAATTACATTACCTATTCTACTCCTGATTCTTTCGGTTGTCGGCATTCTAATAAAAACAGAAGATCGTGGACCTATTTTTTATAAGGCGGACAGACTAGGGAAAAACGGTGTGCCATTCCATATGTTCAAGTTCAGGACGATGAAAGTAAACGTTCCCGATATCCGTAATGAAGATGGGTCCACTTTCTGTTCGGGGAGTGACCCGAGATTGACCAAAATCGGTAAGGCGCTCAGAGAAACGAGTGTGGATGAATTGCCACAATTAGTGAATGTCTTATTCGGTCAAATGAGTCTAATTGGACCAAGGCCTGATTTAGTAGAAATGTTGTCTGTGTATGAAGGAAGAGAAGTTCAAAAGTTAGACGTCGTACCGGGAATCACTGGCTACAATCAAGCGTATTTCCGTAATTCGATTTCTATGAGAAAGAGATTTGAAAACGATGTATTCTATGTCGACAATTTGAGTTTTTTATTGGATGTAAAAATCTTCTTCAAAACACTACATCTACTCATTCAGCGAAAACATGTTTATAACGAGGAGAACGGCTGA
- a CDS encoding metallophosphoesterase family protein, with protein sequence MKVCFFSDIHGNLYAFEEFLRQSDQLEIDQYIFCGDVFGYYYDQNAILSKLRSMKNLHAVKGNHDQYYLDYCLAEEDEDQLVKKYGNSYKGIMSRISADNQVFIENMPDSLILEMEGKRMGVFHGSVSDPINGRVYPDTTLLEADGYETFDYVIHGHTHYRMVRNLQSTTVINPGSIGQPRDTNGFSFATLTLPNGTVEFQEILWDRQLLIRDIETYDAGNQKLIDILFRNGERNHE encoded by the coding sequence ATGAAAGTTTGTTTTTTCTCAGACATACATGGCAACTTGTACGCATTTGAAGAGTTCTTGAGGCAAAGCGACCAGCTGGAAATTGATCAGTATATATTTTGTGGTGATGTCTTTGGTTATTACTACGATCAAAATGCTATCCTATCGAAGCTGCGGAGTATGAAGAATCTACACGCTGTAAAAGGAAATCATGACCAATACTACTTAGATTATTGTTTGGCTGAAGAAGACGAAGATCAGTTAGTGAAGAAGTATGGGAATTCCTATAAAGGAATCATGAGTCGAATTTCAGCTGACAACCAAGTGTTCATTGAAAACATGCCCGATTCTCTCATTCTGGAAATGGAAGGGAAAAGAATGGGGGTGTTTCATGGAAGCGTAAGTGATCCTATTAACGGAAGAGTCTATCCAGATACTACATTATTGGAAGCGGACGGATATGAGACATTCGATTACGTGATACATGGACACACACATTATCGAATGGTGAGGAACCTGCAGTCCACAACCGTTATTAATCCGGGATCTATTGGACAGCCAAGAGATACGAATGGCTTTAGCTTCGCTACACTTACACTGCCAAATGGAACAGTCGAGTTTCAGGAGATACTTTGGGATAGACAATTATTAATCAGAGACATTGAGACATACGATGCGGGAAATCAAAAGCTGATAGATATCTTGTTTAGAAATGGGGAGAGGAATCATGAATAG
- a CDS encoding ATP-grasp domain-containing protein: protein MNRVILVTAIGGDVGHSILKCLKNESDVLIGCDIDSHPVGLDVVDKFFSSLPAGNEDYISQISNKCKIYNVTHLVPVSEHEIEAIIHHLDIFERLNVKVLINRKEIVDICLDKYLTAQRLEHLGLDIPEYFSEDNFVADGRKYIVKFRKSCGSKLLTIITTQKELDKISSSVSELLIIQEYIDASDEEYTVGVFSDGKEIRIISFQRRLQGGYTKFVKLVDDSSITRDAIIAAQGLGLVGSFNIQLRKSGGKNYIFEINPRISGTVNFRHQLGFEDVRWWLDMMDEREVQPYVKKYKSAIGIREMNEKFLLLS, encoded by the coding sequence ATGAATAGAGTCATATTAGTTACTGCAATCGGTGGAGATGTGGGGCATAGTATTTTGAAATGCCTCAAGAACGAGTCCGATGTGTTGATTGGGTGCGATATAGATTCACATCCGGTAGGACTAGATGTAGTCGATAAATTCTTCTCTTCACTTCCAGCAGGAAATGAGGATTATATCTCCCAAATCTCAAATAAATGCAAAATTTATAACGTAACTCACTTAGTTCCTGTAAGTGAACATGAGATAGAAGCAATTATACATCATTTGGATATTTTTGAACGATTGAATGTAAAAGTGTTAATCAATAGAAAAGAAATCGTGGATATTTGCTTGGACAAGTATTTAACAGCGCAAAGATTAGAACATCTCGGCTTAGATATTCCAGAATATTTCTCAGAAGATAATTTCGTGGCCGACGGGAGAAAATATATTGTGAAGTTTAGAAAATCGTGCGGGTCTAAACTGTTAACGATCATTACCACTCAAAAAGAGTTAGATAAGATCAGTTCAAGTGTTTCGGAACTACTGATCATTCAAGAGTATATTGATGCGTCAGATGAGGAATATACAGTCGGAGTGTTCAGCGATGGGAAAGAAATCCGAATCATTTCATTCCAAAGAAGATTACAAGGTGGCTATACGAAATTTGTAAAGTTAGTGGATGATTCGTCCATCACGCGAGATGCGATCATTGCTGCGCAAGGTCTAGGTCTCGTAGGAAGTTTTAACATTCAATTACGTAAGAGTGGCGGTAAAAACTATATCTTCGAGATTAACCCGAGAATATCAGGGACTGTGAATTTTAGGCATCAACTAGGTTTTGAAGATGTCAGATGGTGGCTCGATATGATGGACGAAAGAGAAGTCCAACCGTATGTAAAGAAATATAAAAGTGCAATCGGCATTCGGGAAATGAATGAGAAGTTCTTACTGCTAAGTTAA
- a CDS encoding glycosyltransferase family 4 protein, translating into MRVLYIATSFPEPSKGATIYTDLAEALHEAGHEVTVAVSEQARNKERTELQQERGFNVLRIVTGNYYDVGLLEKGVTTLKIPLLMKRGITKYFANKEFDFILFEAPPVTNADLVAWAKKRFNCPAYLMLKDIFPQNAVDLGMINKKSVFYHYFKSKENKLLKTADVIGCMSNANRQYILTHHTRLHSSAVEIFPNTKKVSYSKNVINLHEINMREQLGIPKDSCVFLFGGNMGKPQYIDFLCKVVEGCKDEKNMYFLFVGRGTDRVKLEKVIEEKTIHNARVIENLPRDQYEQITKESDIGLIILDPRFSIPNYPSRILSYMEYAKPIIAATDNVTDLKELIEEADCGEWVWSGDVHVFINKAKEMSTSKRLKIMGENGRKYMEENFKVHRSVEILESHFKK; encoded by the coding sequence GTGAGAGTGTTATATATCGCTACTTCATTTCCGGAACCATCAAAGGGTGCGACTATATATACCGACTTGGCAGAAGCCTTACACGAGGCTGGTCATGAAGTGACTGTCGCAGTGTCAGAGCAAGCCAGGAATAAAGAACGTACAGAATTACAGCAAGAGAGAGGATTCAATGTACTACGAATTGTAACGGGTAATTATTATGATGTTGGATTACTAGAGAAAGGTGTTACGACGTTAAAGATCCCACTCTTGATGAAACGAGGAATCACTAAATACTTCGCGAATAAAGAGTTCGATTTCATTTTATTTGAAGCGCCACCAGTCACGAATGCGGATCTTGTTGCATGGGCAAAAAAACGTTTTAATTGTCCTGCCTATCTGATGTTAAAAGATATCTTTCCACAAAACGCTGTAGATTTAGGAATGATAAATAAAAAGAGTGTATTTTATCATTACTTTAAATCAAAAGAAAACAAGTTACTGAAAACTGCGGATGTTATTGGGTGCATGTCTAATGCGAATAGGCAATATATTCTTACTCATCATACAAGACTTCACTCTTCTGCTGTTGAAATATTTCCTAATACGAAAAAAGTGAGTTATTCAAAAAACGTAATTAATCTACATGAGATCAACATGCGAGAACAGCTTGGAATTCCAAAAGACTCCTGTGTATTTTTGTTTGGTGGAAATATGGGGAAGCCGCAGTATATAGACTTTTTATGTAAAGTTGTTGAAGGCTGCAAAGATGAAAAGAATATGTATTTCCTATTCGTTGGCCGGGGAACGGACAGAGTGAAATTAGAAAAAGTAATAGAAGAAAAAACTATACACAATGCGCGTGTCATTGAAAATCTTCCAAGAGATCAGTATGAACAAATCACAAAAGAAAGTGATATAGGTTTGATCATCTTAGATCCGCGATTCTCGATACCCAATTATCCATCCAGGATTCTATCGTACATGGAGTATGCCAAGCCGATTATTGCAGCTACGGATAACGTAACAGACTTAAAAGAGCTGATTGAAGAAGCGGACTGTGGTGAATGGGTTTGGTCTGGTGATGTACATGTTTTTATAAATAAGGCGAAGGAAATGTCCACTTCCAAAAGGTTGAAGATAATGGGTGAGAATGGACGCAAATACATGGAAGAGAACTTCAAAGTACATCGCTCAGTTGAGATATTGGAAAGCCATTTCAAAAAGTGA
- a CDS encoding polysaccharide biosynthesis protein, protein MFKDKTLLITGGTGSFGHAVMERFLDSDIKEIRIFSRDEKKQDDMRKLNKNNKLKFYIGDVRDLASVKNAMHGVDYIFHAAALKQVPSCEFFPLEAVKTNILGTDNVLTAAIDYGVEKVVCLSTDKAAYPINAMGISKAMMEKVFVAKSKTVSPERTLICGTRYGNVMASRGSVIPLFIDQIKSGQPITVTDPGMTRFLMSLEEAVELVVFAFHNAEAGDIMVQKSPASTIGALAQAIKELFNASNEIKIIGTRHGEKRYETLLTKEEYVKCEDLPNFYRVPSDKRELNYDKYFEEGDRELSSIQEYNSDNTDILTIEQIKERLLELEYVRTELEHWNRTFPIMN, encoded by the coding sequence ATGTTTAAGGACAAAACATTATTAATTACAGGTGGAACGGGTTCTTTTGGACATGCGGTAATGGAAAGATTTCTTGACAGCGATATAAAAGAAATACGAATTTTTTCTCGAGATGAAAAAAAACAGGATGATATGCGGAAATTAAATAAAAACAATAAACTAAAATTTTATATTGGTGACGTAAGAGATTTGGCTAGTGTGAAAAATGCGATGCATGGAGTAGATTATATTTTTCACGCAGCGGCATTAAAGCAAGTTCCATCATGTGAATTCTTCCCACTTGAAGCTGTAAAAACCAATATCTTAGGAACAGACAATGTCTTAACAGCCGCTATCGATTATGGAGTAGAAAAGGTCGTTTGTCTGTCGACAGATAAAGCAGCCTATCCGATCAATGCAATGGGCATTTCTAAGGCGATGATGGAAAAAGTGTTTGTGGCAAAATCCAAAACCGTTTCCCCGGAAAGAACTTTAATATGTGGTACGAGATACGGAAATGTCATGGCTTCACGTGGATCTGTTATTCCTCTATTCATCGATCAAATCAAAAGTGGACAGCCTATTACCGTTACGGACCCGGGCATGACTAGATTCTTAATGAGTTTGGAAGAAGCGGTCGAACTCGTAGTGTTTGCTTTCCATAATGCAGAAGCGGGAGATATCATGGTCCAAAAATCTCCAGCTAGTACGATTGGTGCATTGGCACAAGCGATCAAAGAGTTATTCAATGCAAGTAATGAGATTAAAATTATTGGCACGCGTCATGGAGAAAAACGCTATGAAACATTGCTTACGAAAGAGGAATATGTGAAGTGCGAAGATTTACCAAACTTCTATAGAGTTCCATCAGATAAAAGAGAATTGAACTACGATAAGTATTTTGAAGAAGGAGATCGTGAGCTTTCTAGTATCCAAGAATACAATTCAGATAATACTGACATCTTGACTATTGAACAGATTAAGGAAAGGCTGTTAGAATTAGAGTATGTTAGAACTGAATTAGAACACTGGAATAGAACCTTCCCTATTATGAATTAA
- a CDS encoding capsular polysaccharide biosynthesis protein CapF — MKILVTGAKGFLGKNLIAELKNTGYSEIFEFTRDTNFTQLEHYTRECNFVFHLAGVNRPQDDNEFMEGNFGLTSQVLTLLNQHQNKAPILITSSIQAEQDHPYGRSKKAAEELVAAYQRDTGVEVYMYRLPNVFGKWSKPHYNSVVATFCHNIARDLDIQVNNPNAELNLCYIDDVVEEFKLALEGKPTVIEGRCTVAGSHPIKIGELADLIRSFKDSRSDLYIPDMENALTKALYSTYLSFLPEDQFSYDLTMHRDDRGSFTEFLRSRERGQVSINVSKPHITKGDHWHHTKNEKFLVVSGKGVIRFRGMDSDKMIEYEVSGDKLQSVDIPPGYAHSIVNTGDSDLVTVMWANECFDAEKPDTYFLEV, encoded by the coding sequence ATGAAAATCCTAGTTACCGGAGCAAAAGGATTCTTAGGAAAAAATCTGATTGCGGAACTAAAAAATACGGGGTACAGTGAAATATTTGAATTTACTAGAGATACTAATTTTACACAACTAGAGCATTACACAAGAGAATGTAATTTTGTATTTCATTTAGCAGGTGTGAATAGACCGCAAGATGACAACGAATTCATGGAAGGGAACTTTGGTCTGACTTCTCAAGTATTGACTTTGTTAAATCAACATCAAAATAAAGCGCCGATTCTGATCACTTCTTCTATTCAAGCGGAACAGGATCATCCCTATGGAAGAAGTAAAAAGGCTGCTGAAGAATTAGTAGCTGCCTATCAGAGGGATACAGGTGTCGAAGTATATATGTATCGTCTGCCTAACGTGTTTGGAAAGTGGAGCAAGCCTCATTACAATTCTGTTGTGGCTACATTTTGTCATAATATCGCAAGGGATTTAGACATTCAAGTCAATAATCCGAATGCAGAGTTGAATTTATGTTATATCGACGATGTAGTAGAAGAGTTCAAGCTTGCGTTAGAAGGAAAGCCGACAGTGATTGAGGGGCGTTGTACGGTTGCTGGATCACATCCTATTAAAATTGGAGAGTTAGCCGATCTGATACGTAGTTTTAAGGACAGTAGAAGCGATTTATATATTCCCGATATGGAGAACGCTTTAACTAAGGCCTTGTATAGTACGTATCTAAGCTTTTTACCGGAGGATCAGTTTTCATATGATTTGACTATGCATCGTGATGATCGTGGATCTTTTACTGAATTTTTAAGGAGTCGTGAAAGAGGTCAAGTTTCTATTAATGTTTCAAAACCTCATATTACCAAAGGTGATCATTGGCATCATACAAAAAATGAGAAGTTCTTAGTTGTCAGTGGGAAAGGAGTCATTCGTTTCAGAGGAATGGATTCCGATAAAATGATCGAGTATGAAGTGAGTGGGGATAAACTGCAGTCAGTCGATATCCCGCCTGGCTATGCACATTCGATTGTTAATACTGGAGATAGTGATTTGGTAACTGTTATGTGGGCAAATGAGTGCTTTGATGCGGAAAAACCCGACACATACTTTTTGGAGGTCTGA
- the wecB gene encoding non-hydrolyzing UDP-N-acetylglucosamine 2-epimerase → MKKLKVMTVVGTRPEIIRLSAVINKLDSSSAVEHTLVHTGQNYDYELNEVFFENFKLKKPDYFLNSANGTAVQTIGNILIHIDPVIDEVQPDAFLVLGDTNSCISAIAAKRKQIPIFHMEAGNRCFDQRVPEETNRKIVDHIADINLTYSDIAREYLLREGLPADRIIKTGSPMFEVIHSRRDDIDRSEVLERLDLEKGCYFVVSAHREENINSQVNFLDLVDSLNTIAEKYQMPVIVSTHPRTKNMIEEKGIEFHPLVKTMKPLGFNDYIKLQKDAKAVLSDSGTISEESSILGFRALNIRQAHERPEAMEETSVMMVGLKKERIIQGLKVLETQEQGSLRPVGDYSMPNVSDKVLRIILSYTDYVNRVVWGK, encoded by the coding sequence ATGAAAAAATTAAAAGTCATGACAGTAGTGGGGACGAGACCTGAAATCATAAGATTGTCGGCAGTCATCAATAAATTAGATAGTTCGTCTGCTGTTGAACATACGCTAGTTCACACCGGACAAAATTATGATTATGAGTTAAATGAAGTGTTTTTTGAGAATTTCAAATTAAAAAAGCCTGATTACTTCCTGAATTCAGCGAATGGAACAGCCGTGCAAACTATAGGGAATATACTTATTCACATCGATCCAGTGATTGACGAAGTACAGCCCGATGCATTTCTTGTACTAGGGGATACCAACAGTTGTATTAGTGCTATTGCAGCTAAAAGAAAACAAATCCCTATATTCCATATGGAAGCCGGTAATAGGTGTTTTGATCAACGGGTGCCAGAAGAAACCAATAGAAAGATTGTAGATCATATAGCCGATATTAATTTAACCTACAGTGATATCGCGAGGGAATACCTCTTAAGAGAAGGCTTGCCAGCAGACCGAATCATCAAGACCGGTAGTCCGATGTTTGAAGTGATCCATTCCAGAAGAGATGATATTGATCGCTCCGAAGTGCTCGAAAGACTGGATCTTGAAAAAGGGTGCTATTTTGTCGTATCCGCACATCGTGAAGAAAATATTAATTCGCAAGTGAACTTCCTAGATTTGGTGGACAGTTTGAATACGATTGCAGAGAAGTATCAAATGCCAGTGATTGTCAGTACACATCCACGAACGAAGAACATGATTGAAGAAAAGGGAATAGAATTTCATCCTTTAGTTAAGACGATGAAGCCTTTAGGATTCAATGATTATATAAAGCTTCAAAAAGATGCAAAAGCTGTGCTGAGTGACAGTGGAACGATAAGTGAAGAGTCCTCTATTCTCGGCTTTCGAGCGTTGAATATAAGACAAGCTCATGAAAGACCAGAAGCGATGGAAGAAACGTCCGTCATGATGGTGGGCTTGAAGAAAGAAAGAATTATACAAGGGTTGAAAGTTTTAGAGACGCAAGAACAAGGAAGCTTGCGACCTGTCGGTGATTATAGTATGCCAAATGTTTCGGATAAGGTATTACGAATTATTTTGTCCTACACGGACTATGTAAATCGGGTTGTGTGGGGGAAATGA
- a CDS encoding glycosyltransferase family 4 protein, producing MKVMWITNIVIGSIHQKLFGRESNGLWMDALLQEFISTKEHELVIVTTGRNKKYIYLEEENVKYYILPGGNPVEYDHAKKDHIQDWERLLTKEAPDIIQVWGSEFTQGLAALKAKPTIPSVLFIQGLLASIAKYYEAGIEHHELKKNITLRDMIKGDSVLAQKRKFLKNSKYEKEMLRISGNIISENIWTNANCKAIIPDLNIHSCPLSINETFKNYRWSYETSEPYTIMCNASGYPLKGLHMILKALALVKRTYPNVKLVVPGNPMISNRNIKSRLKKSGYMKYIEGLIDKLDLMDHIEFTGPLTPDNMAKTMSKVNVFVLSSALENHSSTLKEAMMVGTPCIASNVGGIPEYATHEDIALLYRFEEYELLAEYIKMIFEDPQLANRLSQNALKAVHTLHDDGMIYKTITDIYMNIMHDNKIN from the coding sequence ATGAAAGTGATGTGGATTACGAATATTGTTATAGGATCCATTCATCAGAAATTATTTGGCAGAGAATCTAATGGCCTATGGATGGATGCATTACTACAGGAATTCATCTCTACAAAAGAACATGAATTAGTGATCGTTACAACAGGGAGAAATAAAAAGTATATTTACTTAGAAGAAGAGAATGTAAAATATTATATCCTACCAGGCGGTAATCCAGTTGAATATGATCATGCAAAAAAAGATCATATTCAGGATTGGGAAAGACTTTTAACTAAAGAAGCACCTGATATTATTCAAGTGTGGGGAAGTGAGTTTACACAAGGATTAGCTGCACTTAAAGCAAAACCTACTATTCCTTCTGTACTATTCATACAGGGATTATTGGCATCCATTGCGAAATATTACGAGGCGGGAATTGAACACCATGAGTTGAAGAAAAATATCACTTTGCGTGACATGATAAAAGGCGATTCTGTTCTTGCGCAAAAAAGAAAATTTTTAAAGAACAGCAAGTATGAAAAAGAAATGCTGAGAATTTCCGGAAACATTATTAGTGAAAATATATGGACCAATGCTAATTGCAAAGCGATCATTCCTGATCTCAACATTCATTCGTGTCCGTTAAGTATTAATGAAACATTTAAAAACTACCGATGGTCATATGAAACGAGTGAGCCTTATACCATTATGTGTAACGCATCAGGTTACCCATTAAAGGGATTACACATGATTTTGAAGGCACTGGCATTAGTAAAAAGAACGTATCCAAATGTTAAGTTAGTAGTACCAGGGAATCCGATGATTAGTAATCGAAATATAAAAAGTAGACTAAAAAAATCAGGTTATATGAAATACATCGAAGGACTAATAGATAAACTGGACTTGATGGATCATATAGAATTCACCGGTCCTTTAACACCTGACAATATGGCTAAGACCATGTCGAAAGTTAACGTGTTTGTACTTTCTTCAGCATTGGAGAACCACTCTAGCACCTTAAAAGAGGCAATGATGGTAGGAACACCATGTATAGCTAGTAATGTAGGGGGGATACCTGAATACGCCACCCATGAAGACATCGCATTACTCTATCGTTTTGAAGAGTATGAATTACTTGCAGAATATATCAAGATGATTTTTGAAGATCCACAACTAGCGAATAGGCTGTCTCAAAATGCGTTAAAAGCTGTACATACTCTCCATGATGACGGGATGATTTATAAGACGATTACAGATATTTACATGAATATTATGCATGACAATAAAATTAATTAG
- a CDS encoding glycosyltransferase, which yields MKVTFYSNFLNHHQLPFCLEMYERLGRDFKFVATEPMHEERVELGYEDMSEKYPFTLNSYATDENYHKALQLSEESEIVIIGSAPAIFIKERLKQNKITFRYSERIFKKGRYRVVSPRSFFPLVKNHTRYLNKNVYMLCASAYTAADFRLVGAYKKKAFKWGYFPEVKRHDIKELMEKKQNRVPKILWVGRLLGLKHPEQAIQVAAMLKASDYLFHMDIIGSGEMEDELKEMIEKYDLSTHVNLLGNMKPDEVRRHMERANIYLFTSDFNEGWGAVLNEAMNSGCAVVASHAIGSVPFLLEQNKNGLIYKNGDINHLYKCVASLLDTTGLAERLGIEAYHTLYETWNAKYATTRLINLFESLLGGIHLHYEQGPCSQAEILTHKFIY from the coding sequence ATGAAAGTGACATTCTACTCAAATTTCTTGAATCATCATCAATTACCTTTCTGCTTGGAAATGTACGAAAGGCTTGGAAGGGATTTTAAGTTCGTTGCAACTGAACCCATGCACGAAGAACGAGTAGAGCTAGGGTATGAAGATATGAGCGAGAAATATCCCTTTACACTCAACTCCTATGCTACTGATGAAAATTATCATAAAGCTCTTCAATTAAGTGAAGAAAGTGAAATTGTAATTATCGGTTCCGCACCAGCAATTTTTATAAAAGAAAGGCTGAAGCAGAACAAAATCACCTTCCGCTACTCTGAAAGGATTTTTAAAAAGGGACGTTACAGAGTGGTGAGTCCTAGATCCTTCTTTCCTTTAGTGAAAAATCACACGCGTTATCTGAATAAAAATGTGTATATGTTATGTGCAAGTGCATACACTGCTGCAGATTTTAGACTAGTAGGAGCGTATAAGAAAAAGGCATTTAAGTGGGGATACTTCCCTGAAGTAAAGCGTCATGACATAAAAGAGCTAATGGAAAAGAAACAGAATAGAGTTCCTAAAATATTGTGGGTAGGAAGGCTATTAGGACTAAAACATCCAGAACAGGCGATACAAGTAGCTGCCATGTTAAAGGCCAGCGATTACTTGTTTCACATGGATATCATTGGTTCCGGAGAGATGGAAGATGAGTTGAAAGAAATGATAGAGAAATATGATCTTTCTACTCATGTAAACCTGCTAGGTAACATGAAGCCAGATGAAGTAAGACGTCATATGGAACGCGCAAATATCTATTTATTCACTAGTGACTTCAATGAAGGTTGGGGAGCAGTCTTGAACGAAGCTATGAATAGTGGATGTGCCGTAGTTGCAAGTCATGCTATTGGTTCTGTACCATTTTTACTCGAACAAAATAAAAACGGATTAATTTATAAGAATGGGGATATCAATCATCTATACAAATGCGTTGCCAGTTTATTAGATACTACTGGTTTAGCTGAAAGGTTGGGAATTGAGGCCTACCATACATTATACGAAACATGGAATGCAAAATATGCAACTACCCGATTGATAAACTTGTTTGAATCTTTACTAGGCGGAATACACTTACACTATGAACAAGGCCCCTGCAGTCAGGCAGAAATACTAACGCACAAGTTTATATATTAA